A DNA window from Gorilla gorilla gorilla isolate KB3781 chromosome 6, NHGRI_mGorGor1-v2.1_pri, whole genome shotgun sequence contains the following coding sequences:
- the BHLHA15 gene encoding class A basic helix-loop-helix protein 15, with the protein MKTKNRPPRRRAPVQDTEATPGEGTPDGSLPNPGPEPAKGLRSRPARAAAGAPGEGRRRRPGPSGPGGRRDSSIQRRLESNERERQRMHKLNNAFQALREVIPHVRADKKLSKIETLTLAKNYIKSLTATILTMSSSRLPGLEGPGPKLYQHYQQQQQVAGGALGATEAQPQGHLQRYSTQIHSFREGT; encoded by the coding sequence ATGAAGACCAAGAACCGGCCCCCACGGCGCCGGGCCCCGGTGCAGGACACAGAGGCCACCCCCGGGGAGGGGACGCCCGACGGGTCCCTGCCGAACCCGGGGCCAGAGCCGGCCAAGGGTCTGCGGAGCCGGCCGGCCCGGGCCGCAGCAGGGGCTCCGGGCGAGGGCAGGCGCAGGCGGCCAGGACCCTCCGGGCCCGGTGGCCGTCGTGACAGCAGCATCCAGCGGCGGCTGGAGAGCAACGAGAGGGAGCGGCAGCGGATGCACAAGCTAAATAACGCCTTCCAGGCCCTGCGTGAAGTCATCCCCCACGTGCGCGCGGACAAGAAGCTCTCCAAGATCGAGACGCTCACGCTGGCCAAGAACTACATCAAATCGCTGACGGCCACCATCCTGACCATGTCCAGCAGCCGCCTCCCGGGCCTGGAGGGGCCGGGCCCCAAGCTCTACCAGCactaccagcagcagcagcaggtggCTGGGGGTGCGTTGGGGGCCACGGAGGCCCAGCCCCAGGGCCACCTGCAGAGGTACTCCACGCAGATCCACAGCTTCCGAGAGGGCACCTAG